A stretch of Kaistella flava (ex Peng et al. 2021) DNA encodes these proteins:
- a CDS encoding JAB domain-containing protein: protein MSVTLEIGKYNEQIESAGFQKMEFSDIDEAIANLEFMKMGFNYFKTGESLIVRLEEGKKPHLIDYDAVVPIQEIRKELEDKYHPNLTQNEKEVQSIAREAKTKISANSNFIFEEDETTRYAKTSSGEKLPFKLFNPNETGAGSNLLREPENSLQSNDFALVERRFAENKSLQLFGNEKIGSIDDVAWLFKALEDEAVEHAFLVYDFEDKGYFVQHISTGTFDAAFVDNRLLIGNVLEVKPKEITLVHNHPSGNLKVSKADKDCIIKLKKALEDSNIRVNNGVIINLRSGKYVVFDENETENIDMKSNPQSFKEIQPYSFSKQVLVENYQPVKITSSTDIAKFITSQKFGISDKTELLVLNNQLNIVGKFIMPPDNQLDFIIGKVAKFGGSKCILYGNNITPEQVNAYNKKLHFSGIEILDAILFNSENGRKLYESFADSGVLRTQKEMNGEVNENEITNDYKRSEIIKTIQEKPSRYDTNILSDSGKWADRFREEKKESENKLNHINNQNPKIMETQKEFNQVDYLRNQLKYLGFGEGEQLHNDLESGMNSAEKQFEIKTNSDKALPGNKVDFTLKFNKTESGGVFLNSYHAVLNNKKGEDISQNFPVNRENTFTAKEAVNLLEGRSVKIEFTNPKTEQLEPAFVKLNFAEPKTEKGNYNFQNFYKNYGVDTDQIVAKSNLIFDQPEYRESTIKSLEKGNVVKVKFEIDDQTVEGKAVLNPQYKNLSLYDQDMNRINTNKPLEGLENDNKHEKSNVKEQSIKR from the coding sequence ATGAGTGTAACATTAGAAATAGGCAAGTACAACGAACAAATTGAATCTGCGGGCTTTCAGAAAATGGAATTTTCTGACATCGATGAAGCGATAGCTAATCTCGAATTTATGAAAATGGGATTCAATTATTTTAAAACTGGAGAATCTTTGATCGTGAGATTAGAAGAAGGAAAAAAGCCACATCTCATCGATTACGATGCAGTTGTTCCGATTCAGGAAATTAGAAAAGAACTCGAAGATAAATACCACCCCAATTTAACTCAAAATGAAAAAGAAGTTCAATCGATTGCAAGAGAAGCAAAAACGAAAATATCGGCAAACTCAAATTTTATTTTTGAGGAAGATGAAACAACAAGGTATGCAAAAACCTCGTCGGGTGAAAAATTACCGTTTAAATTGTTTAATCCCAATGAAACTGGTGCAGGATCCAATTTACTACGGGAACCGGAAAATTCTTTGCAATCTAACGATTTTGCATTAGTAGAACGGCGTTTTGCTGAGAATAAATCACTTCAACTCTTTGGAAATGAAAAAATCGGAAGTATTGATGATGTTGCGTGGCTATTTAAAGCACTGGAAGATGAAGCCGTAGAACATGCTTTTTTAGTCTATGATTTTGAGGATAAAGGATATTTTGTTCAGCATATTTCTACCGGAACTTTTGATGCAGCATTTGTAGATAATCGGCTTTTGATTGGAAATGTTTTGGAAGTCAAGCCAAAAGAAATAACTCTAGTTCATAACCATCCGAGCGGAAATTTGAAAGTTTCAAAAGCTGATAAGGATTGTATCATCAAATTAAAAAAAGCATTAGAAGATTCAAATATAAGGGTCAATAATGGGGTCATTATCAATTTACGAAGTGGAAAGTATGTCGTATTTGATGAGAATGAAACTGAAAATATTGATATGAAATCAAACCCACAATCTTTTAAAGAAATACAACCGTATTCTTTCAGTAAACAGGTTTTAGTCGAAAATTATCAACCAGTTAAAATAACCAGTTCAACAGATATTGCAAAATTTATTACGTCTCAAAAATTTGGGATATCCGATAAGACGGAATTGCTTGTGCTCAACAATCAGTTGAATATCGTTGGGAAATTCATCATGCCGCCAGATAATCAACTTGATTTTATCATTGGAAAGGTTGCAAAGTTCGGTGGGTCAAAGTGCATTTTATATGGAAACAATATCACTCCGGAGCAAGTTAACGCCTACAATAAAAAACTTCATTTTTCAGGAATTGAGATTTTAGATGCTATTCTATTCAACAGTGAAAATGGAAGAAAATTGTATGAATCATTTGCTGACAGTGGAGTACTTAGAACTCAAAAAGAAATGAATGGCGAGGTAAACGAAAATGAAATCACTAATGATTACAAAAGGTCGGAAATAATTAAAACAATCCAAGAGAAGCCATCTAGATATGACACCAATATATTAAGTGATAGCGGAAAATGGGCAGATAGATTTAGAGAGGAAAAAAAAGAATCTGAAAATAAATTAAATCATATTAACAATCAAAATCCAAAAATTATGGAAACACAAAAAGAATTTAACCAAGTAGATTATTTAAGAAATCAATTAAAATACCTTGGTTTTGGTGAGGGAGAACAACTTCACAACGATTTAGAATCGGGAATGAATTCTGCTGAAAAACAGTTTGAAATTAAAACAAATTCAGACAAAGCATTACCTGGAAATAAGGTTGATTTTACCTTGAAATTCAATAAAACAGAAAGTGGTGGTGTTTTTCTTAATTCCTACCATGCCGTTTTGAATAATAAGAAGGGTGAAGATATCTCTCAAAATTTCCCTGTAAATAGAGAAAATACATTTACCGCTAAAGAAGCAGTCAACCTTTTGGAAGGTCGTTCCGTGAAAATAGAATTCACTAATCCGAAAACGGAACAACTGGAACCCGCTTTCGTTAAACTCAATTTTGCGGAACCTAAGACTGAAAAAGGAAATTATAATTTTCAAAATTTCTACAAAAATTATGGAGTCGATACTGATCAGATTGTAGCGAAATCCAACCTAATTTTCGATCAACCAGAATACAGAGAAAGCACTATAAAATCTTTAGAAAAAGGAAATGTTGTAAAAGTGAAATTTGAGATCGATGATCAAACGGTAGAAGGAAAAGCAGTGCTCAATCCTCAATACAAAAATCTGAGTCTCTATGATCAGGATATGAACAGGATTAATACCAATAAACCTTTGGAGGGTTTGGAGAATGATAATAAGCACGAAAAAAGCAACGTCAAGGAACAGAGTATTAAGAGATAA
- a CDS encoding M23 family metallopeptidase, with protein MKLKFKYKVSFLILFCSSLVFAQFNTLTRNSIKKDEVFPKKEEMQQDGKDKDEKVKDEKEKKKSSRIKFFNTTSKSDLKRELDSLKTLMLKYSLSKNKEQKLNFKKIEDSLIQMMKKNIEYSTEINSRTSIKQYDFVNDDQPNAISKIFMPLKNGIMVTSPFGTRIHPLFGKMKMHNGADLKANYENIHSVMDGIVMESGWDSGGGGNYIKIKHSNSYVTSYLHLSQIYYKVGEYVKAGFIIAKSGNSGNSTGAHLHFSVTENGNYINPIRFLNDLIKANNLIATYYAN; from the coding sequence ATGAAACTAAAATTTAAATATAAGGTCAGTTTTCTAATCTTGTTTTGCAGTTCGCTGGTATTTGCGCAGTTCAATACGCTTACCAGAAATTCAATAAAGAAGGATGAAGTTTTCCCTAAAAAAGAAGAGATGCAGCAAGATGGAAAGGACAAAGATGAAAAAGTCAAAGATGAAAAAGAGAAAAAGAAAAGCAGTCGAATAAAATTCTTTAATACCACTTCAAAATCAGATTTGAAGAGAGAATTGGATTCTTTAAAAACACTTATGCTCAAATATAGTTTGTCCAAAAACAAAGAGCAAAAACTCAATTTCAAAAAGATTGAAGATTCCTTAATACAAATGATGAAAAAAAATATTGAATATTCAACCGAAATTAATTCAAGAACATCTATTAAACAATATGATTTTGTTAATGATGATCAACCAAATGCAATTTCAAAAATATTTATGCCATTGAAAAATGGAATTATGGTGACCTCACCTTTTGGAACTCGTATTCACCCCCTATTTGGAAAAATGAAAATGCATAATGGTGCTGATTTAAAAGCGAATTATGAAAATATACATTCTGTAATGGACGGAATCGTAATGGAGTCAGGATGGGATTCTGGCGGTGGTGGAAATTATATTAAAATCAAACATTCCAATTCCTATGTAACCTCCTATCTCCATTTATCGCAAATTTATTACAAAGTCGGTGAATATGTAAAAGCCGGATTTATCATCGCGAAAAGTGGAAATTCTGGAAATTCTACTGGAGCACATTTACACTTTTCTGTTACTGAAAATGGAAATTATATAAATCCTATTCGGTTCCTAAATGATCTTATAAAAGCAAACAATTTAATCGCAACCTATTATGCAAACTAA
- a CDS encoding type IV secretion system DNA-binding domain-containing protein: protein MQEQQNQIKIYSFFQKMVYFIVLLDCASLFFLSANIPFVTDLLTKFAKMGLFYPPLNAKICTIILITLVAIGTRAKKKIDLNIGKQILLPIIIGLSLMFSSLVFISEAGNNTLPKVIPPLNLYQIIYTFLSFLGALIAQVGADNISKLMQQKMGKDRWNIEEESFAQNQELVKTDTSINIPYLFRFNKKTNKGWININPFRGTMVIGTPGSGKSFGVINPAIRQMIDKGFCLCIYDFKFPDLAKIAYYHYLIKKRSDSNYQHQLHVINLNDVEKSKRVNPFKKEYIRTLAEAQEMAESMVSSLQKGGSSSGGGSEAFFTQSAINFLSSCIYFFATFENGKYSDLPHILSFMNRSYKDIFDTLFTNEEIYSLLSPFKTAYDNKAFDQLEGQVGTLKIFLSRLATKESFWVFSGDEVELKITDKENPSILILASDPGTQDINSALYSSVLNRTLRLINSKDNLPGGIIADEFPTIYIHKIDNIVATARSNKIAVLLGLQEIPQLRQFYKKEVADTISAIVGNILSGSARDKNTLNWMEKMFGKIKQKSFSQSISQQGTTTSINEKMDFMIPAGKIAALKTGEMVGMIAQGEENDTEEYKTSAINGKINLDMKAIKNEENNYVSLPNYYSFIDKKGNDRKEEVLMTNFRKINKEVELIVNEMITA, encoded by the coding sequence ATGCAAGAACAACAGAATCAAATTAAGATCTATAGCTTTTTCCAAAAGATGGTTTATTTTATCGTCTTATTGGATTGTGCTTCTTTGTTTTTTCTTTCTGCAAATATTCCATTTGTAACTGATCTTTTGACAAAGTTCGCGAAGATGGGTCTTTTTTACCCACCTTTAAATGCTAAAATCTGTACGATCATTCTTATTACACTGGTTGCAATAGGAACAAGGGCAAAGAAAAAAATAGATTTGAATATTGGTAAACAAATCCTTTTACCAATTATCATAGGATTATCACTGATGTTTTCTTCCCTCGTTTTTATTTCTGAAGCAGGAAACAATACTCTTCCGAAAGTAATTCCACCATTAAATCTGTATCAAATTATTTATACATTTTTATCTTTTCTAGGGGCATTGATAGCGCAAGTTGGTGCCGATAATATTTCAAAATTAATGCAACAGAAAATGGGTAAAGACCGCTGGAATATTGAAGAGGAAAGTTTTGCTCAAAATCAAGAACTGGTGAAAACCGACACATCGATTAATATTCCTTACCTCTTTCGGTTTAATAAAAAAACCAACAAAGGTTGGATCAACATCAATCCGTTTCGAGGAACGATGGTTATTGGAACGCCTGGATCTGGAAAATCTTTCGGTGTTATTAATCCGGCAATACGACAAATGATTGATAAAGGTTTTTGTCTTTGTATTTATGATTTTAAATTTCCCGATTTGGCCAAAATCGCCTACTATCATTATCTCATAAAGAAAAGAAGCGATTCTAACTATCAACATCAATTGCATGTCATCAATCTGAACGACGTTGAGAAATCCAAAAGAGTTAATCCATTCAAAAAAGAATACATCCGAACTTTAGCAGAAGCACAGGAAATGGCAGAATCTATGGTTTCATCTTTACAAAAAGGAGGCTCAAGTTCTGGTGGTGGTTCGGAAGCATTTTTTACGCAATCTGCGATCAACTTTCTTTCTTCTTGCATCTACTTTTTTGCGACTTTCGAGAATGGAAAGTATTCTGATTTACCTCATATTCTATCTTTTATGAATAGAAGTTATAAAGATATTTTCGATACTCTTTTTACCAATGAAGAAATTTATTCCTTGCTTTCACCTTTTAAAACTGCTTATGATAACAAAGCATTTGATCAGTTAGAAGGACAAGTCGGTACTTTGAAAATCTTCCTTTCCCGATTGGCTACCAAAGAAAGCTTTTGGGTTTTTTCAGGTGATGAAGTAGAACTGAAAATAACAGATAAAGAAAACCCATCCATTCTAATTTTGGCTTCAGATCCGGGAACACAGGATATCAATTCTGCATTGTATTCATCGGTTTTAAATCGAACATTACGATTGATCAATTCGAAAGATAATTTGCCGGGAGGAATTATCGCCGATGAATTTCCGACCATTTATATTCATAAAATAGACAATATTGTTGCCACTGCAAGAAGCAATAAGATTGCCGTATTACTAGGACTTCAAGAAATTCCGCAGCTTCGCCAGTTCTACAAAAAAGAAGTTGCTGATACGATTTCTGCTATTGTTGGAAATATTCTTTCAGGTTCAGCAAGAGATAAAAACACATTGAATTGGATGGAGAAAATGTTTGGAAAAATCAAACAGAAAAGTTTTTCACAATCTATTTCACAACAAGGAACGACTACCAGTATTAATGAAAAAATGGATTTTATGATTCCTGCAGGTAAAATCGCTGCGCTCAAAACTGGGGAAATGGTCGGGATGATCGCACAAGGTGAAGAAAATGATACTGAAGAGTATAAAACATCGGCAATCAATGGGAAAATTAATCTTGATATGAAGGCAATTAAAAACGAGGAAAATAATTATGTCTCACTGCCAAATTACTATTCATTCATCGACAAAAAAGGAAATGACCGGAAGGAAGAAGTTCTAATGACCAATTTCAGAAAAATAAATAAAGAAGTAGAACTCATTGTTAACGAAATGATAACAGCCTGA
- the traN gene encoding conjugative transposon protein TraN, with the protein MIKNTSKRLLLALSIFAVISVSGQTEMPEKRVSDLTKLDISNGVSLHIISPEPIQFVDLSTSNLTGDLPAENIARIKITDATEMDSTSIRKDIDVNNLGVITIVCQSFMAQYKVNYLDFKGNAVTNIQIQPEDMQPLEYPKMAFSNSELHRFSLDILRKKKVNKPIREVKGLKLTMQINNVYVVNDYIFLDMTFLNSSNLGYDIDAIKFSVEDKKIYKATNNQCIALDPVFKLYDQKQFKKSYRNIYVFKKFTYPNSKVMKIRLLEEQLSGRAIEMTVKYSDILNADTF; encoded by the coding sequence ATGATTAAAAATACATCGAAAAGATTACTTCTTGCATTATCGATTTTTGCAGTAATATCAGTTTCTGGTCAAACAGAAATGCCCGAAAAGCGAGTGTCAGATCTAACAAAATTAGATATTTCAAATGGAGTTAGTCTTCATATTATTTCTCCAGAGCCCATCCAATTTGTGGATTTATCAACCAGTAATCTCACTGGTGATTTGCCTGCTGAAAATATCGCACGAATAAAAATCACCGATGCGACTGAAATGGATTCAACTTCAATTCGTAAAGATATTGACGTAAATAATTTAGGAGTTATTACCATCGTTTGCCAATCGTTTATGGCTCAGTACAAAGTCAATTATTTAGATTTTAAAGGCAACGCGGTAACCAATATCCAAATTCAACCCGAAGACATGCAGCCGCTTGAATATCCTAAAATGGCATTCTCTAATTCAGAACTGCATCGATTCTCTTTAGATATTTTGCGTAAAAAGAAAGTAAATAAACCTATTCGGGAAGTAAAAGGCCTCAAATTAACGATGCAAATCAACAATGTTTATGTGGTAAATGATTACATCTTTTTGGACATGACTTTTCTAAATTCTTCCAATTTAGGTTATGATATCGATGCGATTAAATTTTCTGTAGAGGATAAAAAAATCTACAAGGCAACCAATAATCAGTGCATCGCACTTGACCCGGTTTTTAAATTATATGATCAAAAACAATTCAAGAAAAGTTACCGCAATATTTACGTCTTCAAAAAATTTACTTATCCCAATAGTAAGGTGATGAAAATTCGACTTTTAGAAGAACAACTCTCTGGAAGAGCAATCGAAATGACCGTGAAGTATTCTGATATTTTAAATGCTGATACTTTTTAA
- the traM gene encoding conjugative transposon protein TraM, with product MDIKKLNFKQPKYIFPLILLPVILFLGYQTTKYLGKEKQPQKVTQDLSLNLGETQDSILSKNAAYDDFFKKGDGRSMLDGIDKEEDSLQNFSDNLDDQQKRYIDSLKTVRSLNNGSSTDLGKGSYYKQQSKINSDEKDFQRSAEMIRMLNNESNGQGRNASNYSDSPSGLNAAKQEKENDPVKMLRKQMLMMDSLEKAKDPEYQSALASEKKLKKNKEKMAAFLNSTLRVDKSSLNPSFNSISKKKDNNFIKAVIDENLKGYLGSRIRFRLLEDINVGKHKISKGSILYGQISGFSLQRVNLNVISILNNGEILPINLSVFDMDGMQGLYVPQSDFREMLREMGANSVQGTQMDSSGESFFTSLFSSLFSSTSKTISNMIRQNKAKLKYNSYIFLINDKELKQNEND from the coding sequence ATGGATATTAAGAAACTCAATTTCAAACAGCCAAAATATATTTTTCCACTGATTCTTCTACCAGTCATTCTTTTTCTTGGCTATCAGACGACAAAATATTTGGGGAAAGAAAAACAGCCACAGAAAGTAACGCAAGATTTATCGCTTAATCTGGGAGAAACGCAGGATTCTATATTATCGAAAAATGCAGCCTATGATGATTTTTTCAAAAAAGGAGATGGAAGATCAATGCTTGATGGAATTGATAAAGAAGAAGATAGTTTGCAAAATTTTTCGGATAACCTTGATGATCAACAAAAACGGTATATCGATTCTCTTAAAACAGTTCGATCTCTTAATAATGGAAGTTCAACTGATTTGGGAAAGGGTAGTTACTACAAGCAACAGTCAAAAATAAATTCTGATGAAAAAGATTTTCAGCGTTCCGCAGAAATGATACGGATGCTGAATAATGAAAGCAATGGACAAGGAAGAAACGCAAGTAATTATTCCGATTCTCCATCAGGTTTAAATGCTGCAAAACAGGAAAAAGAGAATGATCCCGTGAAAATGTTAAGAAAACAAATGTTGATGATGGATTCTTTGGAAAAAGCAAAAGATCCGGAATATCAGTCTGCATTGGCTTCTGAAAAAAAGTTGAAAAAGAATAAAGAAAAGATGGCCGCTTTTTTAAATTCCACACTTCGCGTAGATAAGTCATCATTGAATCCAAGTTTTAATTCAATCTCGAAGAAAAAGGATAACAATTTTATAAAAGCAGTGATTGATGAAAATCTAAAAGGATATCTCGGAAGCCGAATCCGTTTTCGTCTGTTGGAAGACATCAATGTTGGAAAACATAAAATTAGTAAAGGGTCTATTTTGTACGGTCAAATATCAGGATTTTCTCTACAGAGAGTGAATTTGAATGTGATTTCAATTTTAAATAACGGTGAAATTCTTCCCATCAATCTTTCTGTTTTTGACATGGACGGAATGCAGGGATTATATGTACCACAAAGTGACTTTCGAGAAATGCTCCGAGAAATGGGTGCCAATTCTGTACAGGGAACTCAAATGGATAGCAGTGGAGAAAGTTTTTTCACCAGTCTTTTTAGCAGTTTATTCAGTTCGACTTCTAAAACCATTTCTAACATGATCCGCCAGAACAAAGCAAAACTGAAATACAATTCTTACATCTTTCTTATTAACGACAAAGAACTTAAACAAAATGAAAATGATTAA
- the traK gene encoding conjugative transposon protein TraK has translation MLVKNIEQKIKINKAVSIASILFAVFVVIAGFVMAYKTVQDSRKSLYVIDNGVPILVKQTDELLNRPVEYQSQIELFHRLFFTLAPDDRYIKENVEKSLYLIDDSGKKEYTNLREKGFYNQIISGNSLVTVRNDSIKIDLPNRKFIYYGTQMINRKKSLIIRKLITEGNFEDMIRSPNNPHGVLLRNWRILDNSELSNKVKSNY, from the coding sequence ATGCTAGTTAAAAATATAGAACAAAAAATAAAAATAAATAAAGCGGTGTCAATAGCATCGATACTCTTTGCGGTTTTCGTTGTTATTGCAGGATTTGTGATGGCTTACAAAACTGTGCAAGATTCACGGAAATCGCTGTACGTGATTGACAACGGTGTTCCAATTTTGGTTAAACAAACAGACGAATTATTAAACAGACCGGTGGAGTATCAATCTCAGATCGAATTATTTCACCGCTTATTTTTTACCCTCGCACCAGACGACAGATACATCAAGGAAAACGTCGAGAAATCTCTTTACCTCATTGATGATAGTGGAAAAAAAGAATATACAAATCTGCGAGAGAAGGGATTTTATAATCAGATTATCTCTGGAAATTCTCTGGTTACGGTAAGGAACGATTCCATAAAAATAGATTTACCAAATAGAAAATTCATCTATTATGGTACGCAGATGATCAACCGGAAAAAGTCCCTAATCATTCGGAAATTGATTACAGAGGGGAATTTTGAGGACATGATAAGAAGTCCAAATAATCCACACGGTGTTCTTCTGAGAAACTGGAGAATTTTAGATAATAGCGAACTGTCTAACAAAGTAAAATCCAACTACTAA
- a CDS encoding TraG family conjugative transposon ATPase: MNLKKKTFDIPFIGYDYGKDNNWNFDVLIGQFGNPVIGIQIKNNVEQYSADPDAYLQFHTVLNQVVAIIGESHIVQKVDIFSKQKYTAEKSNEFLQQKYSEHFDGRMFKTIDTLLLFTDIIDQNTKKIKYNFSEKAYKILRDKCLKIFMLLSQNDCDPQFLKEKDFEHYISGILSMNFAQTPSFDNIKATHEHLNIGNKFVKTISFVDIEKIELPSEIETYSYLGGNGSASETAVDNFSFINELDDYKTIVYNQIISIPHQASKQRELEKKNKKHEGVANNSPSNAIVAEEIDELLHNIAMDGQLIVDAHFSISYSTDSLEKMEETQSLIENKLFMKGIIVSQNSYNQLELFRCSIPGNAVELKSYDLFTTTSEAALCFFFKESYPVNEESNFYLRFTDRQGVPLKIDPSDLPMKTGRINNRNKFVLGPSGSGKSFLMNNIVEQYLTYNYDVIIVDTGDSYSGLCAYKGGRYIQYTEEKPITMNPFLMDKEEFNIEKIEFLTNLIFLIWQGADASMSSTQKSILDNVLMSYYHQFFNGGNNWYEEKSSEDLFHYLKKYNIHEEDIHADFESEIKEHQTYYDILEIPFDATTAHVREKGRKMIQIYHPDKNLDNPDYDSSKFFQVFEAYETLNDEEKRKIYDETQLILTKANSVIKRPENTKEWNDALRKALIKRIVELENKLAFAELSFNSFYDYCDQFLPIYLNNKKHRIDESEFKLRTFLFVLKDFYKGGRYGTTLNENADSTLFDEPFIVFEIDNVKDNPKLFPIVTLIIMDTFIQKMRLRKDRRKALIIEEAWKAIASKLMGGYILYLYKTVRKFWGEAVVVTQELDDIIGNTIVKDSIINNSDTFILLDQTKFKDNFDKIASLLSLNKVEQNKIFTINNLNNKFGRSRFKEFYLKRGSKGEVYGNEVALEQYLTYTTEKPEKIAIEYYAHQSDSYDEALQLFIKDFTELEDKMENMVGLVNLYQQPLDEDILGYYQEIRNANKDQNILKIIGQEMQDRGLNLKELLHSKKHDYEKV; this comes from the coding sequence ATGAACTTAAAGAAAAAAACTTTTGATATTCCTTTTATCGGGTATGATTACGGGAAAGATAATAACTGGAATTTTGATGTGCTCATCGGTCAGTTCGGCAATCCTGTTATCGGAATTCAAATCAAAAATAATGTAGAACAATATTCTGCTGATCCTGATGCCTATCTACAATTTCATACGGTTTTGAATCAAGTTGTTGCGATCATTGGGGAAAGTCATATTGTTCAGAAGGTTGATATTTTCAGTAAACAAAAATATACTGCTGAAAAATCAAATGAATTTTTACAGCAAAAATATTCCGAACATTTTGACGGTAGGATGTTCAAAACCATCGATACCCTTTTATTGTTTACAGATATAATAGATCAAAATACAAAGAAAATCAAATACAATTTTTCTGAAAAAGCGTACAAAATATTAAGAGATAAATGCCTTAAAATCTTTATGCTATTATCTCAAAATGACTGCGATCCCCAGTTTTTAAAGGAAAAGGATTTCGAACATTATATCAGTGGAATTTTATCAATGAATTTTGCTCAAACGCCTTCTTTTGATAATATTAAAGCCACGCATGAACATCTTAACATCGGTAACAAATTTGTTAAAACGATTAGTTTCGTAGACATAGAAAAAATCGAATTACCTTCAGAAATTGAAACCTATTCCTATTTAGGTGGTAACGGTTCCGCTTCGGAAACAGCAGTTGACAATTTTTCTTTTATCAATGAATTAGACGATTACAAAACCATCGTTTACAATCAGATTATTTCGATTCCTCATCAAGCTTCAAAACAGCGAGAATTAGAAAAAAAGAATAAAAAGCATGAAGGCGTCGCTAATAATTCACCCTCAAATGCCATCGTTGCAGAAGAAATTGATGAACTGCTTCATAATATAGCGATGGACGGTCAACTCATCGTCGATGCCCATTTTTCTATTTCCTATTCTACAGATTCTCTTGAAAAAATGGAAGAAACTCAATCCTTAATTGAAAATAAATTGTTCATGAAAGGAATTATCGTTTCCCAAAATTCTTACAATCAACTGGAACTTTTTAGATGTTCTATTCCCGGAAATGCAGTGGAACTGAAATCATACGATTTATTTACAACGACAAGCGAAGCTGCGCTTTGTTTTTTTTTTAAAGAAAGTTATCCCGTAAACGAAGAATCAAATTTTTACTTACGCTTCACAGATCGACAAGGAGTACCCTTAAAAATAGACCCATCAGATTTACCAATGAAAACCGGCAGAATAAATAACAGAAATAAGTTTGTACTTGGTCCGTCCGGTTCTGGTAAATCTTTTTTGATGAACAATATCGTGGAACAATATCTTACTTACAATTATGATGTAATTATTGTAGATACCGGCGATTCCTATTCCGGTCTTTGTGCTTACAAGGGTGGAAGATATATTCAATACACCGAAGAAAAACCAATCACAATGAATCCCTTTTTAATGGATAAAGAGGAGTTCAATATTGAAAAAATTGAGTTTTTAACCAATCTTATTTTTTTGATTTGGCAAGGTGCAGATGCTTCGATGAGTTCGACTCAAAAATCTATTTTAGATAATGTGTTGATGTCTTATTATCATCAGTTTTTTAATGGTGGCAACAATTGGTACGAAGAGAAAAGCTCTGAAGATTTGTTTCATTATTTGAAAAAATACAACATTCACGAAGAGGATATTCATGCTGATTTTGAAAGCGAAATTAAAGAGCATCAAACCTATTACGATATTCTGGAAATTCCTTTTGATGCTACCACTGCTCATGTTAGAGAAAAAGGACGGAAAATGATTCAGATTTATCATCCCGATAAAAATTTGGATAACCCGGATTACGATTCTTCTAAATTTTTTCAAGTCTTTGAAGCTTACGAAACTTTGAATGATGAAGAAAAAAGAAAAATTTATGACGAAACGCAACTCATTTTGACCAAAGCTAACTCTGTAATAAAAAGACCAGAGAATACCAAAGAATGGAACGATGCACTACGAAAAGCGCTCATCAAAAGAATTGTTGAGTTAGAGAATAAACTTGCGTTTGCAGAATTATCATTTAACAGTTTCTACGACTATTGTGATCAGTTCTTACCGATTTATCTCAATAATAAAAAGCACCGAATTGATGAAAGTGAATTCAAACTAAGAACCTTCTTATTCGTATTAAAAGACTTTTACAAAGGTGGACGATATGGCACAACGCTGAATGAAAATGCAGATAGTACTTTATTTGATGAGCCCTTTATTGTTTTTGAGATTGATAATGTAAAAGATAATCCAAAACTATTTCCAATCGTCACGCTTATTATTATGGACACGTTCATCCAGAAAATGCGATTGAGAAAAGACCGACGAAAAGCATTAATTATCGAAGAAGCTTGGAAAGCAATTGCCTCAAAATTAATGGGAGGTTATATTCTTTATTTGTATAAAACAGTAAGGAAATTCTGGGGTGAAGCGGTCGTGGTAACTCAGGAACTCGATGATATTATTGGCAACACCATTGTGAAGGATTCTATCATTAATAACTCTGACACTTTTATCTTATTAGACCAGACTAAATTCAAAGATAATTTTGATAAAATCGCCTCTTTGCTATCACTAAACAAAGTGGAACAAAACAAGATTTTCACCATTAATAATCTGAATAATAAGTTCGGAAGAAGCCGCTTCAAGGAATTCTATTTGAAACGTGGATCGAAAGGAGAAGTCTATGGGAATGAAGTTGCCTTGGAGCAATATTTAACCTATACGACAGAGAAACCCGAGAAGATCGCCATTGAATATTACGCGCATCAATCTGATAGTTATGATGAAGCACTGCAACTTTTTATCAAAGACTTTACTGAACTGGAGGACAAAATGGAAAATATGGTTGGTTTAGTCAATCTCTATCAACAACCTCTTGATGAAGATATTCTTGGTTATTATCAGGAAATAAGAAATGCAAACAAAGACCAAAATATTTTGAAAATAATTGGACAGGAAATGCAAGATCGTGGATTGAATTTAAAAGAACTCCTTCATTCTAAAAAGCACGATTATGAAAAAGTTTAG